TCTTCCGAAATCTCAATGCGCCGATGGGAACGGGCCATGCCCAAGTCTACTTCTTTGGTGCGTTGTACTTAGATAAACCGCGCGGAGCGCGTAGCAGAAGAAGTACGTTGAAGCGGGAATGGAGAGATTCCGGCGCTTTCCCGGAATCTCGCAATGGTAGCTTCAACGTACTTAGCCGTCCATCAGTTTGGGCAGCATCCGCACCCAGTTCACGTCGGGCCAACGGTTCAGGAACGCCAGCGCCTCGGGGCTCAGGGCCTGATCGAGTTCAATGGCCAGCAGCGCCTGCCCGCCGCGCGTGTCGCGGGTGCAGGTCAGGGTGGCGATGTTCACGCCGTCGGCGGCGATGGTGCTGGCGATACGGGCGATCATGCCGACCGCGTCGTGGTAGCGCAGCAGTGCGGTGGGACTGGCGGCGCTGAAGTTCACGCCGAGGCCCTGCACCTGCGCGACCTGGATCACGCCGCCGCCCGTGCTGCTGCCCTGCACGGTCACGGCCTGCCTGTCGCCCTTCACGGCGATCCGGGCGGTGTTGGGGTGCACGTCGCCCAGGTCCGTATCGCGGAATTCGAAGGTCAGTCCGGCCTCCTGCGCCTGCGCGAAGGCGTGCGGGAGGCGCTGGTCGTCG
Above is a window of Deinococcus seoulensis DNA encoding:
- the sdaAB gene encoding L-serine ammonia-lyase, iron-sulfur-dependent subunit beta, which produces MSLLDMIGPVMIGPSSSHTAGACRLGLVAHHLLGEAPRGAVIDLHASFAKTGRGHGTHLALIAGLLGMAPDDQRLPHAFAQAQEAGLTFEFRDTDLGDVHPNTARIAVKGDRQAVTVQGSSTGGGVIQVAQVQGLGVNFSAASPTALLRYHDAVGMIARIASTIAADGVNIATLTCTRDTRGGQALLAIELDQALSPEALAFLNRWPDVNWVRMLPKLMDG